One window of Candidatus Eisenbacteria bacterium genomic DNA carries:
- the lepB gene encoding signal peptidase I, whose amino-acid sequence MTKKEHVAQRKPKQGQQGVIGLFNRFKETWAGRFISTLLLALVIVIPVRTFAIQGYHIPSGSMESTLLIGDVLFADKITFGPRIPFTNGARIPGLREPVPGDIVIFKHPTEKVDLIKRCIALAGQTVEMKAKQVFVDGEPLDEPYAQHVDPGYLHRRDDFGPFVVPAEHIFVLGDNRDRSNDSRFLGPISDKAIIAKARIIYFSLNTQKWLPRINRIGRLL is encoded by the coding sequence GTGACGAAGAAGGAGCATGTGGCGCAGAGAAAACCGAAGCAAGGGCAACAAGGCGTAATCGGGTTATTCAACCGGTTCAAGGAAACGTGGGCCGGACGCTTTATCAGCACGCTGTTGTTGGCGCTTGTTATTGTCATCCCCGTCCGGACATTCGCCATCCAGGGGTATCACATTCCATCGGGATCGATGGAGAGCACGCTTTTGATCGGCGACGTTTTATTCGCCGACAAGATTACATTCGGGCCGCGAATCCCCTTTACGAATGGGGCCAGGATTCCCGGCCTGCGGGAGCCGGTACCCGGTGATATTGTTATCTTTAAGCATCCGACGGAGAAGGTGGATCTCATCAAGAGATGCATTGCCCTCGCGGGGCAAACAGTGGAGATGAAGGCGAAACAGGTTTTTGTCGACGGCGAGCCGCTGGATGAGCCGTATGCCCAGCATGTTGATCCGGGGTATTTGCACCGGCGGGACGATTTTGGCCCCTTCGTTGTGCCGGCGGAGCACATCTTTGTTCTGGGCGACAACCGGGATCGAAGCAATGATAGCCGTTTCCTTGGGCCGATATCGGATAAGGCCATTATCGCCAAGGCGCGTATCATCTACTTCTCGCTCAATACACAAAAGTGGCTGCCGCGGATCAATCGAATCGGCAGGCTTCTCTGA